TTAATAGGTCATTCTGATTTCCTGTGTGTAAATCTCAGTAAACATCCTCTTTTGAATTGCATTCtttcatacatacatgcatgcacgcATATGGAACCTTCATTACGATTTAGGTTATATAATCAATTTTTGAAGACTTTCATAGTTAATGATGTTCCTACCATCGTTGTTTAGACTAAAGGACTGAGTTTTTTCCAGTACTCAAGGGAATCTTTTGTTGTACTACTTCTGTTTTCCCATGTTCACAACTTACTGTCATGTCGGTTTAGCTAATTCAAACAACCTCTTTGTCTACAATTTTGTTCATCATTCTAACTGTTGCATCCTCCTGCTTTTGAGTTACTATTGGTGAACCAGGCAGCATGGAGactatgtaaaatttatttgctTTATAGATAGTTAGCAATTAATTTAGgattttttcatataatttatggtTTTAAGCATCATATATTCTGAAAATTACTTTTCTATTTACAGTTATATATTGTTTAAAATTATGTGCTGTATATACTATGTAAAATATAACTGCCTATCAGACAGGGCCAACTTTGAGTATTTTTTTTAAGGGTCTATCTTTTCACAGCAGAGCTAATATTTCTCAGTTTTCTATCATAACTGTTTGGTTAAATATGCCTATATTTCAACAATTATGACAACATTTGGAATAACACTGTTGTAAACTTGTGATTCTTGATGCTTCTATTCATATATCTATTGTCTTATATGACAATTGCGTTTAGCTTAATCATAGAATACTCATATCAATTTTGTGCAATGTTAGGGAGTTGAATTTTATGCAATAAACACCGATGCCCAGGCTCTATTACATTCACAAGCAAAGAATCCGCTACAAATTGGAGAGCTTTTGACTCGTGGTTTAGGTTAGGCACTCTACCCTATTTTCAAACTACAGTAGAGAAGTAATTGCACCTACCATATTCATATATGCTGCAATATAAAATTATGATCTTTAAATGTGTTGTAtgggatttaaatttttatgagtcCTATTTAATAATGCATTTACCTCGACTTGCTAGAGCATGTTATAATCTTTATCTAAAACAGAACAGTCATCTATCCACTATTCACTATCAGTTGCCAACCATCATTAACAGACCAATCAAGTGAATTTAAGTAGTTAGATTGAAGGAACAAATTCTAATGCTTCTTTAATTAATAAAAGTCATACACCTTTTTTGAGTATCACACTGTCACTAGATTTATTTTTCTCAATAAGGCTAAGCATAGGTCGGGTTCGGTcgggttgagagaaaaattttatctgaCCGAACCCAATCAGGTTGAAGAAAATTCAATCCGCTACCGAccatttatcatatataaaccgtTTGAAACCAAAGTGAACGGTTTGTAGCGGGTTCGAGTGGGTTGTATCGGTTTGGACTTCAATATTGacccaatattgattttaagtccaatattGGCTCACTTAAGcttatttgcttttttttttttgtcaatttaatgcaaaaaaggtgtaaaccttataagttataaattttggacttatttttgaacttgtacaaaacaaaacagaaaaagagaagatttattcaTCTGAAAGTAACTACATCTGAAAGCTTTCACTTTAGAATTGTCCCAAATTGATGTGTTTCCATCAACATTCAACATATCCAAATAGGTGGCGCGGtgttttttagaatgaagtattgaagttTAAACGATGCTGTCCTAAAATGAAAGTGAATTTGTGAAATACTACATCGGTTGGATTTGATTTCATACGGTTTAAAATTGTAGGAACCGAACTCGATCGTAAATAATCGATTTTTTACAAATCCCAATCCGATTCCACTCGATTTATGTCGTTCAACCGACCAAAACCGATGTTTATTGGGTCAGATTGGGTGGGTTTTTTCGGGTTTCGGTTATTTGCTCAGTCCTATTTCTCAAAAGTGCAGGTACTGGAGGAAATCCTCTTCTAGGAGAGCAAGCTGCTGAGGAATCTAAAGAAGTTATTGCCAATGCTCTCAAGGACTCAGACCTCGTTTTCATAACAGCCGGTATGGGTGGAGGCACAGGATCTGGTGCCGCTCCAGTTGTTGCCCAGATATCGAAGGAAGCTGGTTATCTGACTGTTGGTGTGGTCACTTATCCATTCAGCTTTGAAGGGCGGAAACGTTCCTTACAGGCAAGTCTCAGAATATTTTTTTCACCTTGTACATGCTGTGTAACCTTTGTGAACATTTCCTTGGATTTGAGACTTTCTTCATTCATATTTATCATTTTTTGGAGAGTGGTTGAGTATCTTTTGTCTTTTCTGAATATCACTAGGTTGCCCTTTTCGTCTAATTCCCAGCTGTCAAATGAATCCTTCAGTTATGTTTATTCATGCTAGTGTGATATCAAGAGACTGAATGAGTTTTCCAAAAGCTGTGGATTATAGGCTGTGGATTATATGCTTATCTACATAGACTGATGCAAGCAAAATTGAGTGTCCTGAACAATTTACTGAAAGGTGAATATACTGAGAAAAATTCTTCAAGCATTTCGATAAAAGACATGTGCCATCAGAAAGCCCTCATATGGTGCCAGAATGGATTACTTCTATCCAGCTGTTACTGTGCATCATTTTATTTCATGGAGAGCAGAATCTGCCTTTGGATGATTGATTGCAGAGTTTTTTATCCTTTGCAGGTCCCTTAAGTTGAGTCCGCACTATGTTTGTGTTAGGATGTGATATGCTTGAATGCAATGCCTTGATTAATTTTTGGTCAAACAGTACATTCTGACTGCATGATTTTGGTGTAAAAAATATGTTCTATTTCCCCATATAGAACTTCTATGGTGCTAATTTTGGCATCTTATAGTAGATGTGCTTTATGATTTATGGATTAACTTATTGTAACAAATACTACTCTACATTACACCCTGCTGCTATGACGTATGGACCTCAAGTTGCTGTCCTCCAATCTCTCTGCTAAACATACTTCGGTGAGTATCGAAAGCCTTAGATTTCTGCTTTCTCCATTTGCAGGCACTGGAGGCTATTGAGAAGTTACAAAAGAGCGTTGATACTCTTATAATAATTCCAAATGATCGCTTGTTGGATGTTGTCGATGAACATACACCTCTTCAGGATGCATTTCTTCTTGCTGATGATGTTTTACGACAAGGGGTGCAAGGGATATCTGACATCATAACAGTGAGTGGTGATTGGCAGCAACCTTTGGGTGGGGGAGGGGGCTGTTTATTGATCAGTGATGGAGCAATTATATACTACCACTCACGTAAATAttgattttgaaattattttcaaaaaattgcaGATTCCTGGACTTGTAAATGTTGATTTTGCTGATGTGAAAGCTGTCATGAAGAACTCTGGAACTGCCATGCTTGGTGTTGGTGTTTCTTCTAGTAAAAATAGGGCACAAGAAGCTGCTGAACAAGCAACCCTTGCCCCCCTAATTGGGTCATCAATTGAATCTGCTACCGGGGTTGTGTACAATATAACTGGGGGAAAGGATATAACCTTGCAAGAAGTAAACAGAGTGTCACAGGTGCTTCATATCTCACTTCACCTAAACATGAACCTTTCTTCATAGTGTGTACAGAAGTTAGTAGATTTCTCTTTCATGATTCCAGCATTTCAATTACTTTCCATGTTTGATGCTGAAAACAGATTGTTGGTCCATACTCAGATTGCACATTATGCCTGTTTATGCATGCTTTGACCAATTAAAAAGATAAGGTTCAGTTTCACATACCTAGAAATTAAGCAACAATGCTTGCTATTtcaatgattttatattttctaaGTATACTAATAGAAGAGTGGATTCCCAATTATAAAAAccttaaatttgatttttgtccCCTTTTTAACATAATTATGCACAATCGCAGACGTACCTGTGCATGAATGCAATGATACatttatatattcatatatatgtacTGGTGGAAGAATACATTGTGTTGACAGgtgtccacacacacacacacacacatttatGCATGCATGGTTCATGGATGCATGCACATACTTACATAGGTGCCAGACCGTTTCTCTGGAGTTCTATGATATCATGCTATCTCTAAATCTCACAATGTTAGCTTGTCTGTGCAGCCCAAATGAGTATGGTTTGTCTTTCAAACATCTCATATTTATGCTATTTTCACAGGTTGTAACTAGCCTGGCTGATCCTTCTGCAAATATAATATTTGGAGCTGTTGTTGATGACCGTTATACTGGTGAAATCCACGTGACAATAATTGCTACAGGCTTCTCTCAGTCTTTTCAGAAAACCCTCTTGACCAACCCAAAGGCAGCAAAAATTGTTGATGCCCGAGAAAACAAAGGTGGGGCTCTCCCCGTTAACACTGTGACCGACTCATCTCCAGTGCCCTCGATGCCCCGGAAGCTGTTCTTTTGAGTATTTGTCTCTTCGACAACCTTTATTTTGCTGCAGAAGGCAACTAACGTAGTGTTCCAGAACAGTCGGTTGCATCCGACCTCCAATCCATGTATACAGCTTCTCATTTTGTTATGTTCTTTGAGTGTATGTTTTCTGTTTTTATGCTTGAAAGACAGGAAAAAGAACTATTTCGATCCCatgatctttttgaatttttcatattttttccatTTTAATGGTGTAAGTAGTAAATAACAGTCTAACTGGAGCTGGATTATAGGTATGGTTTTTGCTACTAGTTTACTTCACAACAATTTGCGGTGCGAGTGCTCGACTTTCCTATTAGCTGGATGGATGTAGGCCCACCTTGGTTGAGAAATCTAACTAGTGTGTAGACCAGCGCATGATGCATTTTTGTCCGATTCAATCAATTATGACATTCCTTCTTCTCTGCTTAACGATAAGCGTCTGCCATAGAAAGACGGACGTTAGGAATTTGGAAGCTCAGAGTAATAACCTAATGGTTGATCTGTCATGAAGGACACTGAGCTCTAACAggattcatgaattagagatgtTGTAATGTACTCTTTCCCATAACTTCTCATACTAGATTGGGTTGGGGGTGAAATTTGGCCATCCAATGCTATTCCAGAAAATAAGCTACCATGAATCCAAAGCATACTGGTAATGGAAGATCTGgtttcaaaacaaaaaaaaaaaaaaaaaaaagaaaaattcttttaaaaaaaaaagaaagaatgggAAGCATGCTGCTTTGTGAGCAAACTATAACATCAATTGGATTCCGCATTAATATTTGGTACTCAGAATAAACATTTTACCTAAACCAACTAGGTTTGGCCTGAGCATATGTAGCTGCTGCTTTAACGTCATTAATTTTTGCTGTGGAGCTCTGGGATCTGAAGTGCCTTGGGTAATGCTATGGCAATTTTCAACATCAATCGCTGTAACGTAAAGGGGCAGGAAAGTTCATCCTTCTCAGAGACAACTCCAGACGGTATCAGAACAGTTGGGTCATCTGCGAGGGGGTCATCCATCAACTTCAAGCCCGTTGGGTGACAGGCTTGTGACATTAAGAGATGGCTTCCCGCTTTGGTAAGTTTTGGGTGCCCGGGAGATCACAGGCAGGGCATGGCACCGATTTGCAGGGAGCACCATCCATAAAATAGGGTTTTTACTAAACATAAGCCACTGCTGATGAATCTCAAATTCCTTCAAAAGTAAGCTCAAAGTAGAATCTTAGCTCCACTCTGTAGAGGACCCAAACTGTCCTCTGGATTTGATGTCCTGGTGTGAATGGTGAGAAAAGTTCATCATCTTCCAGGGTCAAATCCAGTCCAGACATTGATGACCTACAAGAACCAGTCAGGCTAAATGGTAAAACAAGCTGAACTAAAGCAGACTCACTGCTGCCGTACTAGGctgcctttttgtttttctttaccACCGTCTTTGGAATCAAGCACACTCACAGGACCAGGGAGTGAACATTATCACCAATCTGCCTACAGACAATATAATTAGTATATGTGCGCTTCCCGACACTGAACAAAGTGTGAATCATACCATGAACCTAATAAATTGTGATCTCTGATATTGTCCAATGATACAACTGGGATACAAACTCCAAGTCAGACAATATGCACTTAGGAAACAGCAGGAACACCTTCCAGCCTGAGCCATATCTTTTTCACATTAAGTCACATATAACCTGAATATTGTTTCCTGGCTACAACTCCTATGACGTCAGCTACTTGGTTCGAAGCCCTATCAAACTATTGATTACAGAAAGAAAGACATTTCTGGTGGCTGAATGAATGACAATATGCCTTCGCCAAATAACTCGAATAGAGATGCCAAGAGATGCCCTGCATCCAAGTCCTCCTTCCAAGCTTGGGCCAAGACAGTGGATGGCGTTGGAGCTTTGCCGCCGCTTCTTTCCTTTCTGCTTCCACCAGAGATGCTCTCATTGGATAACTGCCCCGTAGAAGAGGATGGCCTGATGCCAGACTCGCTTGGAGTTGGAAACCCATCTGCTGCCACTTGCATGCTGGTTGGCATGGAAATGGGAGGGATTGAACTCACCGGGCCATCAGCCGCAAGTTTTTTGAGGGGTGGCTGCTGCAGCAAGTGACTGGTACTTGCCTTGCGTTTATCTGAATATACAAAGAGCCAAGCATTCACTTAGTTAACAACTTCTAAAACAGATAAACATATATCTCTACAACTTATAAAAGAAAACTGACTGGGTTTCTGCATTATGGCCCACGGGGCAAAGCTATTTTTCAGTTACTGTCTAAAACGTTTCAGCAACTTTCTTCACTTGCCATACAATTTCTTATAGTTCCAAACTAAACTATCCAAAACTGATTGGATTCAGCTAGTCATGGTTCAATGTGTCTTTGTCCATGGATGCCTTTGGAAATGCAACATACTCAAGAAAACAAAAGAACTGCAAAATTCATCAGGCAACAAAATCAGAATGCCATAATGATTTTATTGGAGCATAGTGagccacacaaaaaaaaaaaaaaggcttttaAATGAGGTCAACAGGAACAAAAAACCAGACTAAGAACACCTCTATTTTCCAGAGTCAAGCAACTTGTACATTCAGAGGGATGTCATGATCCTCCTCTTAGACTACCTCATTCCCAAAATGGAAGGTAATAAGCAGCCTTGCACAGttcattaaattttatatcacCTGACTTTAGTGTAAACCCTAGATAAGAGAAGGTTCACTAATAACTGACAGCACATACTTATGCTACAAATATCTTAATTTAAAAGCTTTGCACGCAAATACAAGCATACATCTCGGCATGCAGGTGCACTTATTTTGAGATGCATGCTCTGCATTCCAGATTCTTTTGTTTCTTAAAAAGTTTTCTGCACCATATGATGTAACTAAAATAGTGTAGCCAATTTATATTCCATGATAGCAGGTGCAATTTGTATACCACTATAGCATTATAAATGGTTCAAAACACttataaattatttgatatttacctTTAAGTTCGAGATCTAGTAGAACTAAATAGGGAAAATTACAGTAACACCTTCAACTTTCCTCGAGCACTTACACTCCAAACGTTCTACCCCAAAATTTAGGTTTTGGTTGCAATGTGGCCTAGCCGTCCATATGTGTGAGGATCCATGAACATGTCATGGTCATGTGAGATAAATTTAGACACAAAATTCCCTCAATGCCCTTGTTAGTTGGATTAGAAGAGTTGTGTTTTGACAAAAACAAAAACCTAAGGGTACATTAGTCATTTCACACTCACAGTTAACAACCTTAGAGCTTGGATGGACGTCTAGGCCACATTGCAACCAATTCATAACTTTTGGGGTCTAATTGAAAGAAATGATACATTTGGGGTGTGAGTGCAAATAGCAAGAAGTTGAATGGGTGTCTATGTAATTTTTCCAACTAAATAACAGCATGAACCTAGCTTCCCCCATAATTGTTGATACCTGATGATTATTTTGTTTGCTCTTAGGACATTACCGTTCAAAGCCAAGGCTGTCTTTGTTACTACATTCTCTTTGGGGTTGCCTAAGTATATTTCTCAAGCACATTCATCATCAAACAGCTCCTATAAATAACTTTTCGCCAATACTCTCAGCATCTTTTGCCAAACATATGCCACCTACTTCAGTCAGGTGCTTTTCCAACTACAGTCAACAGCTTAAACAAGGAAAGCCAAAGAGCAGTATGAGGTGTTTACAACACATCTAAACTGATTGCACTAGTAGAGTGAAACTTAAGATAATGAGAATGTGGTGACCGGAATCCTCATCTAAGAACTAGTAAGAAAATGAACTTACTTGGCATTTTAGTTGCAACTCTTCCATTACTCCTCCAAAGTTGACGTGTTGGGGGATGCAGCAAAGAAGGGAACAACTTGACCCGTTCATACAGACATTTACCAGCAGCGCACTAAAAAATGCATTCCAGCAGAAACATTATAGCACCTAGGTCTCCCAGATTTTGACGCATTGTAATATCATTACGACAGAGAAATATAAGTTAATGAAGCAGACCATTAAGGCACCATAGACATGCCAAGCTTCTTTCCTCTTCATCTCATTCTTCTGCTTCTCTAGTTGCATCTCTGGCTCTAAAAGTTGCATATACGTCTCCAGCTGAGGTAGAATAAGAACACGGACCTAGCAAGTTGAAATGCATAAAGTAATTAGATAATGAAAAAAGAACCATGTCACTAGAAAGTCGAACAGAAAATACCACACTGGTTCCCAATGCAGCAAGCCCTTGAATGGCACCATAATGTTGTGTCATTGCTTTAGATGGATCCAGAAAAGCATTGAGAAGAGTTCTAGTCAACCGATATTGAAGATTGTGATACACATGACCAAATCTGCAGAACATATTTGGGACTGAATTAAACTTAGAGCTCAAAGAGATGAAAACAGAGGTTCTCAATACCTGGAAAATATTCAGACATAATTCATTATGACCTAGCTGTTTAAATACAGGTCAAAGAATGATAGAAGCCTAGCAAGGCACCAAAAGTTTCAATTATTTTACAGAAAGGCTGAAGCTGCTGCTTAATAGTACAGGCCTACAAGGGATGCTTAACTATCCCCATCTACTTTCATATAACATTAATAATTAAAACTGCGGCTTCCTAGTAGGACTTGAAGTAGTGTAAAATGAAACTTGATGTTGTGTAAATGACTAGCTGACATGAAGAAAAGTATGCAAAGTAGTAACTCTTCGGTGCGGGTTGTCAAGCTATTGTTGACTCAAAAGGAAGAAAAGGAGGTTGGTTGAGCTATGAAGAAAACTTTGATAAGTTGACCATCATACAACATCATAAAAGTGCAAAGGGCACTCCAACATCCATTCCCTGCAAGCATAGAGATCCAGAGAGGAGTTTGAATGAGTATGCTTGAAAGATTTCTCGTTTCTTTGAGGTATGAAGCCAACAATCAGTGGTCAACATAAGGACATAATTTGTCTTCCAATGGCATCATAACTCAATTGTTCAAGGCTAGTCAGTGCATAGGTTTAAGTTTATGAAGATATTCATCCTCCCAATCTTTTGGCAAAAGTGTCATCTCAAACCTCTATCTACCAGCAAAACATACTGAGAATGCATGATAGATATTCCTCTTGGAACCAACCACAGCAGCAGTCATCAGCAACAGTCCAGCAGCAAGAACAGATCTATCATCTCATCGATGCCTCTTGCCCATATCAAAAGTTAGGAGTTTAATCTTAAGATATTAGTTTCTGACTCTAATAGTTCACTACCAAAGCCAAGTGTTAACCAACTAGTGCAGGCTGTGAGAAAACGGAGGCTGAAAGCAACAACAAGAGGAATAAATCAGTGTGCAAACTATGCTCATGGATTTGAAGGGTCCTCCATCAGCATTTGTTTCATAAAAGCAATATTGTA
Above is a genomic segment from Elaeis guineensis isolate ETL-2024a chromosome 1, EG11, whole genome shotgun sequence containing:
- the LOC105039497 gene encoding cell division protein FtsZ homolog 1, chloroplastic, whose product is MAASPSLQLSNPTHLASPSSLPLAPSPRGLSAVGRRRASLWRGGSTVRCSYSSFAPVDSARIKVVGVGGGGNNAVNRMIGSGLQGVEFYAINTDAQALLHSQAKNPLQIGELLTRGLGTGGNPLLGEQAAEESKEVIANALKDSDLVFITAGMGGGTGSGAAPVVAQISKEAGYLTVGVVTYPFSFEGRKRSLQALEAIEKLQKSVDTLIIIPNDRLLDVVDEHTPLQDAFLLADDVLRQGVQGISDIITIPGLVNVDFADVKAVMKNSGTAMLGVGVSSSKNRAQEAAEQATLAPLIGSSIESATGVVYNITGGKDITLQEVNRVSQVVTSLADPSANIIFGAVVDDRYTGEIHVTIIATGFSQSFQKTLLTNPKAAKIVDARENKGGALPVNTVTDSSPVPSMPRKLFF